In the genome of Massilibacillus massiliensis, one region contains:
- the speF gene encoding ornithine decarboxylase SpeF, whose protein sequence is MKHFKIAYGPEAKKYFSTERDLVQVGETDYTDVAAVVLTNEEADYAQELHDTKFGIPLFIVLVNNAQLDDRLVGKVYHIMDDVHFDLRLYSRQIEAAAVQYEEKALPPFFKALSEYVETGNAAFDCPGHQGGQFFRKHPAGRYLYEFYGENIFRSDICNADVKLGDLLIHEGSACDAQKHAAKVYNADKTYFVLNGTSAANKVVTNALLSPGDLVLFDRNNHKSIHQGALVQAGATPVYLETARNPFGFIGGIDSHCFDEAYLRNLIAETAPDKAKEKRPFRLAVIQLGTYDGTIYNARQVVDKIGHLCDYILFDSAWVGYEQFIPMMKDCSPLLLELTDQDPGILVTQSVHKQQAGFSQASQIHKKDSHIKGQTRYCNHKRFNNAFMLHASTSPFYPLFATLDVNAKIHEGDAGRRLWLDCVKMGIEARKALLKSCTMIRPFLPAQVNGTKWQDNPTDEMANDLAFFNFHPNEKWHSFPGYAENQYFVDPCKLMLTTPGINTDTGEYEDFGIPATILANYLRENGIIPEKCDLNSILFLLTPAETPAKLQNLVSQIARFEHAIQNDTPLRDVLPSVYQSNTARYEGYTIRRLCQEMHDFYKKHDVKRLQQNLFRKKTFPKYAISPQEAQWNLIRNNAELVPLTDIVGRIGLEGALPYPPGIICVVPGEIWNDTAQQYFLTLEEGINLFPGFSPEIQGVYLQQDGSRIRSYGYVLKKA, encoded by the coding sequence CCAGCTTGATGACAGACTCGTTGGCAAAGTCTATCACATCATGGACGACGTGCATTTCGATTTGCGTCTTTACAGTAGGCAAATCGAAGCGGCGGCTGTTCAATATGAGGAAAAAGCACTGCCGCCATTTTTTAAAGCATTAAGCGAATATGTTGAAACCGGCAATGCAGCGTTTGACTGCCCGGGGCATCAAGGCGGACAATTTTTCCGCAAGCACCCTGCCGGACGTTATTTATATGAATTTTATGGGGAAAATATTTTTCGTTCCGACATCTGCAACGCCGATGTAAAGTTAGGCGATTTGTTGATTCATGAAGGTTCTGCCTGTGATGCACAAAAGCATGCGGCAAAGGTTTATAATGCCGACAAGACCTACTTCGTATTAAACGGAACCTCCGCGGCAAACAAAGTCGTGACGAATGCTTTACTTTCCCCCGGTGATTTAGTGTTGTTTGATCGAAACAATCATAAATCCATTCACCAAGGTGCTTTGGTACAAGCAGGTGCAACTCCTGTTTATCTTGAAACCGCCCGCAATCCATTTGGATTTATCGGCGGAATCGACAGTCATTGCTTTGATGAAGCCTATCTGCGTAATTTGATCGCGGAAACTGCACCAGATAAAGCGAAAGAAAAGCGTCCCTTCCGTTTGGCAGTCATCCAGCTTGGCACTTACGACGGCACAATTTATAATGCACGTCAGGTCGTAGACAAAATCGGTCATTTATGCGACTACATTCTGTTTGACTCTGCCTGGGTTGGCTACGAGCAGTTCATCCCAATGATGAAAGACTGTTCACCGCTCTTATTGGAACTAACGGATCAAGATCCGGGCATCCTAGTCACGCAGTCGGTACATAAGCAACAGGCAGGATTTTCACAGGCTTCACAAATTCACAAGAAGGACAGCCATATCAAAGGGCAAACCCGCTATTGCAATCATAAGCGGTTTAACAACGCCTTTATGCTACATGCTTCCACCAGCCCATTTTATCCGCTGTTTGCAACACTGGATGTGAATGCAAAGATTCACGAAGGTGACGCAGGTCGCCGTTTATGGCTGGACTGCGTGAAAATGGGGATCGAAGCACGGAAAGCACTGCTGAAAAGCTGTACGATGATTCGCCCGTTCCTTCCTGCGCAAGTCAACGGCACCAAATGGCAGGACAACCCTACCGATGAAATGGCAAATGATCTGGCATTCTTTAACTTCCATCCGAATGAGAAATGGCACTCCTTCCCGGGCTATGCAGAGAATCAATATTTTGTTGATCCCTGCAAGCTGATGCTGACTACACCGGGCATCAATACTGATACTGGCGAATACGAAGATTTTGGCATTCCTGCTACGATTTTAGCCAATTATTTAAGAGAAAACGGCATCATTCCGGAAAAGTGCGATTTAAACTCGATATTGTTTTTATTAACACCTGCGGAAACACCAGCGAAATTGCAAAACTTAGTATCGCAAATTGCTCGCTTCGAACATGCAATTCAAAACGATACACCGTTGCGTGATGTATTGCCATCGGTTTATCAAAGCAATACCGCTCGCTATGAAGGGTACACGATTCGAAGGTTATGCCAGGAAATGCATGACTTCTACAAGAAGCATGATGTAAAGCGTCTTCAACAGAATCTCTTCCGCAAGAAGACCTTCCCGAAATACGCTATAAGTCCGCAGGAAGCGCAGTGGAATCTGATTCGCAATAACGCCGAGCTCGTTCCATTGACAGATATCGTGGGCAGAATTGGACTGGAAGGCGCATTACCTTATCCACCGGGCATCATTTGTGTTGTGCCGGGAGAAATATGGAATGATACAGCCCAGCAATATTTCTTAACATTAGAGGAAGGAATTAACCTATTCCCTGGTTTCTCTCCCGAAATTCAAGGTGTTTATCTACAGCAAGACGGCAGCCGCATTAGAAGCTATGGCTACGTGCTAAAGAAAGCGTGA